Proteins encoded together in one Telopea speciosissima isolate NSW1024214 ecotype Mountain lineage chromosome 6, Tspe_v1, whole genome shotgun sequence window:
- the LOC122664509 gene encoding 46 kDa FK506-binding nuclear protein-like, giving the protein MTFWGIEVRPGKPYTHPCNKDGARLHISQATLSYGGSKSTQRSVVQCNVGKSRPVLLCSLLPDKIETSPLDLEFQEDEEVIFSVLGPQAIYLTGYHLNLSRNHLNRYDDDTESYGEDIGETESDPSKESEEEDYETDDSFINDGDPGEQSPSPQTKTKSGDELFHVSPRSTIGRKNKFNPRRKRLKKKYQVNDSDEDKDGSQQRATKKESTTVLNLDSEEEDMCLISSLFKSKTLVKNEEMVKKSITKTPEDGKQEKLVDDGGRVKCSKRKIDTAIGESKVDQLCNPSLPSVADSIDDSNSINGTQKEKRKKKKEIVFQGKNLDDRMHIDQHQLMGDCKSDAYKENGQCKELENKNMGKEQTIGDELHRKLINDMRVIDAHIIGDSEKLKKKKDKVNKPKHTITGEDDSEDLESKEPYLQIKELDPINSSAQESNSNLEDQDRKLKKKKKGDKNKHMTSEDDDSKPPQLKGFFLENVEVNPIVSDVQEFSAHPQDENEKLKKKHTKKGAKTKTTTTGDDVSEPLQSKGPCLDSMEFDQQVDNDRRSNADLQTEKIHGSEVEEVIDENEIRVKRKKKSKSHESDATPLPDTSNGN; this is encoded by the exons ATGACATTTTGGG GGATTGAAGTGCGGCCAGGAAAACCTTACACACACCCATGCAATAAAGATGGGGCACGACTTCATATTTCCCAG GCTACATTATCATATGGGGGTAGCAAATCGACACAGAGGAGTGTGGTTCAGTGCAACGTGGGAAAATCAAGGCCAGTTCTTCTCTGCTCTTTGTTGCCTGATAAAATAGAGACAAGCCCATTGGATCTTGAGTTtcaggaagatgaagaagtcaTATTTTCTGTTCTTGGCCCCCAAGCCATCTATCTCACTGGTTATCATCTGAATCTCAGTCGCAATCATTTGAACAGATATGATGATGATAC CGAATCTTATGGGGAAGACATTGGTGAGACTGAAAGTGATCCATCTAAAGAATCTGAAGAGGAGGACTATGAAACGGATGATAGTTTTATCAATGATGGAGATCCCGGAGAACAATCTCCTTCACCTCAGACTAAGACCAAAAGTGGAG ATGAGCTCTTCCATGTTTCTCCAAGATCTACTATTGGAAGGAAAAACAAGTTTAATCCTAGACGCAAGCGTCTTAAGAAAAAGTATCAAGTAAATGACTCTGATGAGGACAAGGATGGTTCCCAACAACGGGCAACCAAGAAGGAATCCACTACTGTTTTGAATTTAGATAGTGAGGAAGAAGATATGTGCTTAATATCTTCATTGTTCAAAAGCAAAACTTTGGTTAAAAATGAGGAAATGGTGAAAAAATCAATTACAAAGACGCCTGAAGATGGCAAACAAGAGAAGTTGGTCGATGATGGTGGTAGAGTTAAGTGCTCAAAAAGGAAGATTGATACTGCCATAGGGGAAAG TAAAGTGGACCAGCTTTGTAATCCTTCATTACCATCTGTTGCTGATAGCATTGATGATAGCAATAGCATCAATGGGAcacaaaaggagaaaagaaagaaaaagaaagaaattgttTTCCAGGGAAAGAACCTTGACGATAGGATGCACATAGACCAACATCAACTTATGGGTGACTGCAAGAGTGATGCCTATAAAGAGAATGGGCAGTGCAAGGAATTAGAGAATAAAAACATGGGCAAGGAGCAAACTATCGGAGATGAACTTCATAGAAAGCTCATTAATGATat GAGAGTAATTGATGCTCATATTATTGGGGATAGTGAGAagctaaagaagaagaaagacaaggTGAATAAACCCAAACACACTATCACTGGGGAGGATGACAGTGAGGATCTCGAGTCAAAAGAGCCTTATCTTCAAATCAAGGAACTTGATCCAATTAATAGTAGTGCTCAAGAATCCAATTCAAATCTAGAAGACCAGGA CAGGAagctaaagaagaagaagaagggtgataaAAATAAACACATGACCAGTGAGGATGATGACAGTAAACCCCCTCAACTAAAGGGGTTTTTTCTTGAAAATGTGGAAGTCAATCCAATTGTCAGTGATGTTCAAGAATTCAGTGCACATCCACAAGATGAGAA TGAAAAGCTAAAGAAGAAGCATACGAAGAAGGGTGCTAAAACCAAAACCACAACGACTGGGGATGATGTCAGTGAACCTCTTCAATCAAAGGGCCCTTGTCTTGACAGCATGGAATTTGATCAACAAGTTGATAATGATCGGAGATCAAATGCAGATCTGCAAACTGAGAA GATTCATGGCTCGGAGGTGGAGGAGGTCATTGATGAAAATGAAATTAGAgtcaagaggaagaaaaagagcaaAAGTCATGAAAGTGATGCAACTCCACTTCCAGATACCAGTAATGGCAATTAG